Proteins encoded in a region of the Pseudomonadota bacterium genome:
- a CDS encoding methylmalonyl Co-A mutase-associated GTPase MeaB, whose protein sequence is MRELIAQARSGSIRAATRLISLLEADPARIPALFQGCAELPRPHLVLGITGPPGAGKSTLTDALITEWRRRQPEKRIGVLAVDPSSPFTGGAILGDRVRMMGHATDPMVFIRSLATRGHLGGLTLGIRGAVRVMALVGCDVIIIETVGIGQSEIEVAGVADITMVVLAPGQGDGVQMLKAGVMEAGDVFVVNKADRPDADRVVADLRATLSLGDNPRQAEVFSAIAVNKTGVDALVDGLEARLARHADEIAAHRDQAALDEVRGAVLEAAARRFQGALERIDESSESLRAIVRGEATVEGTVAKVLRRAEADAMEQQGERA, encoded by the coding sequence GTGCGTGAGCTCATCGCGCAGGCCCGAAGCGGTTCGATCCGCGCCGCCACGCGCCTGATCTCCCTGCTGGAAGCCGACCCCGCGCGCATCCCCGCGCTCTTCCAGGGCTGCGCCGAGCTGCCACGCCCGCATCTGGTGCTGGGCATCACGGGGCCACCTGGCGCGGGCAAGAGCACCCTCACCGACGCACTCATCACCGAGTGGCGTCGCCGACAGCCGGAGAAGCGCATCGGCGTGCTGGCCGTCGACCCGTCGTCACCCTTCACGGGCGGCGCCATACTCGGCGATCGGGTGCGCATGATGGGGCATGCCACCGACCCGATGGTGTTCATCCGATCGCTGGCCACCCGCGGGCACCTCGGCGGCCTCACCCTCGGAATCCGCGGCGCGGTGCGCGTGATGGCCCTGGTGGGCTGCGACGTGATCATCATCGAGACGGTGGGCATCGGGCAGAGCGAGATCGAGGTCGCAGGCGTGGCTGACATCACGATGGTGGTGCTGGCACCCGGTCAGGGCGATGGCGTGCAGATGCTCAAGGCCGGCGTGATGGAGGCGGGCGACGTCTTCGTGGTGAACAAGGCCGACCGACCGGACGCCGATCGCGTCGTGGCAGACCTGCGGGCAACCCTTTCGCTCGGCGACAACCCGCGCCAGGCCGAGGTGTTCTCGGCCATCGCCGTCAACAAGACAGGGGTCGATGCCCTCGTCGATGGCCTCGAAGCCCGCCTGGCGCGTCACGCCGACGAGATCGCGGCCCACCGCGACCAGGCGGCGCTCGACGAGGTCCGCGGCGCCGTGCTCGAAGCCGCGGCGCGGCGCTTTCAAGGCGCACTCGAGCGCATCGACGAGAGCAGCGAATCGCTGCGCGCCATCGTGCGCGGCGAGGCCACCGTCGAAGGCACGGTCGCAAAGGTGCTTCGCCGTGCCGAAGCAGACGCGATGGAGCAGCAAGGAGAGCGCGCATGA